From one Pseudomonas sp. B21-048 genomic stretch:
- the trxB gene encoding thioredoxin-disulfide reductase, producing MTEAKHSRLIILGSGPAGYSAAVYAARANLRPVVITGIQAGGQLTTTVEVDNWPGDVEGLTGPVLMERMQKHAERFDTEIVYDHIHTAKLQQRPFELIGDSGTYTCDALIIATGASAQYLGLPSEEAFAGKGVSACATCDGFFYRNQVVAVVGGGNTAVEEALYLSNIAKEVHLIHRRDKLRSEKILQDKLFEKAANGNIRLHWNQNLDEVLGDASGVTGARLRHSQTGETNELPLAGVFIAIGHKPNTDLFQGQLQMRDGYLLVKGGSEGDATATDIEGVFAAGDVADHIYRQAVTSAGAGCMAALDAEKYLDDIPSV from the coding sequence ATGACTGAAGCGAAGCATTCCCGCCTGATTATTCTGGGTTCCGGCCCTGCCGGTTACAGCGCAGCCGTTTATGCCGCTCGCGCCAACCTCAGACCCGTTGTCATCACCGGCATACAGGCAGGTGGCCAGCTGACCACCACCGTCGAAGTCGACAACTGGCCCGGCGACGTCGAAGGCCTGACCGGCCCGGTACTGATGGAACGCATGCAAAAACACGCCGAACGCTTTGACACAGAGATCGTTTACGACCACATCCATACGGCCAAGTTGCAACAGCGCCCATTCGAGCTCATCGGTGACAGCGGCACCTACACCTGCGATGCGTTGATTATCGCCACCGGCGCTTCGGCGCAATACCTGGGATTGCCATCGGAAGAAGCCTTTGCCGGCAAAGGGGTTTCGGCCTGCGCCACCTGCGATGGCTTCTTCTACCGCAACCAGGTGGTCGCGGTGGTCGGCGGAGGTAACACGGCCGTTGAAGAGGCGTTGTACCTGTCGAACATCGCCAAGGAAGTCCACCTGATTCACCGACGCGACAAACTGCGTTCGGAGAAGATCCTCCAGGACAAACTCTTCGAAAAAGCCGCCAACGGCAATATCCGACTGCACTGGAACCAGAATCTGGATGAAGTGCTGGGCGACGCCAGCGGCGTGACTGGCGCCCGTCTGCGGCACAGCCAGACGGGCGAAACCAATGAATTGCCGCTGGCCGGCGTATTCATCGCCATCGGCCACAAACCCAACACCGACCTGTTTCAGGGCCAGCTGCAAATGCGTGACGGCTACCTGCTGGTCAAGGGTGGCAGCGAAGGCGACGCCACCGCCACCGACATCGAAGGCGTGTTCGCCGCCGGGGATGTGGCCGACCATATTTACCGTCAGGCCGTGACCTCCGCCGGGGCCGGCTGCATGGCCGCACTGGACGCCGAGAAGTATCTCGATGACATCCCCAGTGTTTGA
- a CDS encoding cold shock domain-containing protein, protein MAVGKVKWFNNAKGFGFINTDAREGRDENGKDVDFFAHFSSIEMDGYKTLKAGQIVSFEIIQGPKGLHAVKIASVASPTEQTAPDSRKETVSS, encoded by the coding sequence ATGGCTGTCGGTAAGGTGAAATGGTTCAACAATGCCAAGGGGTTCGGTTTCATTAACACCGACGCCAGAGAAGGTCGCGACGAGAATGGCAAAGATGTCGATTTCTTTGCCCACTTTTCGTCCATTGAGATGGACGGATACAAAACCCTCAAGGCTGGGCAAATTGTTAGCTTTGAGATCATCCAGGGCCCCAAAGGGCTGCATGCAGTAAAGATCGCATCTGTCGCATCACCCACCGAACAGACCGCCCCCGACAGCCGGAAAGAAACAGTGTCGAGCTGA
- the infA gene encoding translation initiation factor IF-1: MSKEDSFEMEGTVVDTLPNTMFRVELENGHVVTAHISGKMRKNYIRILTGDKVRVELTPYDLSKGRITYRAR; encoded by the coding sequence ATGTCGAAAGAAGACAGCTTCGAAATGGAAGGCACTGTCGTCGACACCCTGCCCAACACCATGTTTCGTGTGGAGTTGGAAAATGGGCACGTCGTAACCGCGCATATTTCCGGCAAGATGCGCAAGAACTACATCCGTATTCTTACCGGCGACAAAGTGCGCGTCGAGCTGACGCCCTATGACTTGAGCAAAGGGCGCATCACTTACCGCGCTCGCTAA
- the aat gene encoding leucyl/phenylalanyl-tRNA--protein transferase, protein MLTWLQRNSLTFPPLEKAMRDPNGLLAAGGDLSADRLIQAYRHGCFPWFSEGQPILWWSPDPRTVLFPDELHVSRSLNKLLRQQRYQVTFDRDFAAVIRACAAPREYADGTWITQAMQDAYVELHRRGYAHSVEVWDEGVLVGGLYGLAMGQLFFGESMFSRADNASKYGFATLVRHLKDSGFVLIDCQMPTDHLHSLGARAIPRREFAVYLARHLDQPGHATWVC, encoded by the coding sequence ATGCTGACTTGGTTACAACGCAATAGCCTGACCTTTCCGCCGCTGGAAAAAGCCATGCGCGACCCCAACGGCCTGCTGGCCGCGGGAGGCGATTTGTCCGCCGATCGCCTGATTCAAGCCTATCGTCACGGCTGCTTTCCGTGGTTCTCGGAGGGCCAGCCGATTCTCTGGTGGTCGCCGGATCCACGCACCGTACTGTTTCCCGACGAACTGCATGTCTCCCGCAGCTTGAACAAACTGCTGCGCCAACAGCGCTACCAAGTGACCTTCGATCGGGATTTTGCCGCGGTCATTCGCGCCTGCGCCGCACCGCGCGAGTACGCTGACGGCACCTGGATCACCCAAGCGATGCAAGATGCCTATGTCGAGCTGCACAGGCGTGGTTACGCCCATTCGGTGGAAGTCTGGGACGAAGGCGTGCTGGTCGGCGGGCTCTACGGCCTGGCCATGGGGCAGTTGTTTTTCGGCGAATCGATGTTTAGCCGCGCCGACAACGCCTCCAAATATGGCTTCGCCACACTGGTGCGACACCTGAAAGACTCAGGTTTTGTGCTGATCGACTGCCAGATGCCTACCGATCATCTGCACAGTTTGGGTGCCCGAGCGATTCCCCGCCGCGAATTTGCCGTCTACCTTGCGCGGCACCTGGATCAACCGGGCCATGCAACTTGGGTTTGCTGA
- the clpS gene encoding ATP-dependent Clp protease adapter ClpS, which produces MHAISQIRLTFNQDRPALQKDYPEEHDDDSAGIAVQEAKPALQAPPMYKVVLFNDDYTPMDFVVEVLEVFFNLNRELATKVMLAVHTEGRAVCGVFTRDIAETKAMQVNQYARESQHPLLCEIEKDG; this is translated from the coding sequence ATGCATGCAATCAGCCAGATTCGACTAACATTCAATCAGGATCGCCCGGCTCTCCAAAAAGATTACCCGGAGGAACACGACGACGATTCCGCAGGCATTGCTGTTCAGGAGGCGAAGCCTGCTTTACAGGCGCCACCGATGTACAAGGTGGTTTTGTTCAACGATGACTACACACCGATGGATTTCGTCGTCGAAGTGCTCGAGGTGTTTTTTAACCTGAATCGCGAGCTGGCGACCAAGGTCATGCTGGCCGTCCACACAGAAGGACGGGCAGTATGTGGAGTGTTTACCCGCGACATCGCCGAGACCAAGGCCATGCAGGTCAACCAGTACGCCAGGGAAAGCCAGCATCCGCTACTCTGTGAAATCGAGAAGGACGGTTAA
- the clpA gene encoding ATP-dependent Clp protease ATP-binding subunit ClpA — MLNRELEVTLNLAFKEARSKRHEFMTVEHLLLALLDNEAAATVLRACGANLDKLKHDLQEFIDSTTPLIPLHDEDRETQPTLGFQRVLQRAVFHVQSSGKREVTGANVLVAIFSEQESQAVFLLKQQSVARIDVVNYIAHGISKVPGHGDHSEGEQDMQDDEGGESSSSGNPLDAYASNLNELARQGRIDPLVGRELEVERVAQILARRRKNNPLLVGEAGVGKTAIAEGLAKRIVDNQVPDLLANSVVYSLDLGALLAGTKYRGDFEKRFKALLNELKKRPQAILFIDEIHTIIGAGAASGGVMDASNLLKPLLSSGDIRCIGSTTFQEFRGIFEKDRALARRFQKVDVSEPSVEDTIGILRGLKGRFEAHHNIEYSDEALRAAAELASRYINDRHMPDKAIDVIDEAGAYQRLQPIEKRVKRIEVPQVEDIVAKIARIPPKHVTSSDKELLRNLERDLKLTVFGQDAAIDSLSTAIKLSRAGLKSPDKPVGSFLFAGPTGVGKTEAARQLAKALGVELVRFDMSEYMERHTVSRLIGAPPGYVGFDQGGLLTEAITKQPHCVLLLDEIEKAHPEVFNLLLQVMDHGTLTDNNGRKADFRNVIVIMTTNAGAETAARASIGFTYQDHSSDAMEVIKKSFTPEFRNRLDTIIQFGRLSHEVIKSVVDKFLTELQAQLEDKRVLLEVTDAARSWLAAGGYDSAMGARPMARLIQDKIKRPLAEEILFGELAEHGGVVHIDIKDGELTFEFETTAEMA, encoded by the coding sequence ATGTTAAACCGCGAGCTCGAAGTCACCCTCAATCTTGCCTTCAAGGAGGCTCGCTCGAAGCGTCATGAATTCATGACCGTCGAGCACCTGCTGCTGGCCCTATTGGATAATGAGGCTGCCGCCACCGTTTTGCGTGCCTGCGGCGCAAACCTCGACAAACTCAAGCATGATCTGCAGGAGTTCATCGACTCCACCACGCCATTGATCCCTCTTCATGACGAGGATCGTGAAACCCAGCCAACCCTGGGCTTCCAGCGTGTATTGCAGCGTGCTGTCTTTCATGTACAGAGCTCGGGCAAACGCGAAGTGACTGGTGCTAACGTGCTGGTCGCAATCTTCAGTGAGCAAGAGAGTCAGGCAGTGTTTCTGCTGAAACAGCAGAGCGTTGCGCGCATCGATGTCGTCAACTACATCGCCCATGGCATTTCCAAAGTGCCGGGGCATGGCGATCACTCTGAAGGTGAACAAGATATGCAGGACGACGAGGGCGGTGAGTCTTCCTCTTCAGGCAATCCTCTGGATGCTTATGCCAGCAACCTCAATGAACTCGCGCGCCAGGGTCGTATCGATCCATTGGTGGGTCGTGAACTGGAAGTCGAGCGCGTCGCGCAGATCCTCGCGCGTCGCCGCAAAAACAATCCGCTGTTGGTGGGCGAGGCAGGCGTGGGTAAAACCGCGATTGCCGAAGGCCTGGCCAAACGCATTGTCGACAACCAAGTGCCGGACCTGCTGGCCAACAGCGTGGTGTATTCCCTCGATCTGGGGGCTTTGCTGGCCGGGACCAAATACCGCGGCGATTTCGAGAAGCGCTTCAAGGCGCTGCTCAATGAGCTGAAAAAACGTCCGCAGGCGATCCTGTTCATCGACGAGATCCACACCATCATTGGTGCGGGCGCTGCGTCCGGTGGTGTCATGGATGCGTCGAACCTGCTCAAGCCATTGCTGTCTTCGGGCGATATTCGCTGCATCGGTTCGACCACGTTCCAGGAATTCCGTGGGATCTTCGAGAAGGACCGTGCTCTGGCTCGGCGCTTCCAGAAGGTCGATGTCTCGGAGCCTTCGGTGGAAGACACCATTGGCATCCTGCGTGGCCTGAAAGGGCGTTTCGAAGCGCACCACAACATCGAATACAGCGATGAAGCCCTGCGCGCCGCGGCTGAACTGGCCTCGCGTTACATCAATGACCGGCACATGCCGGACAAGGCCATCGACGTCATCGACGAGGCGGGCGCCTATCAGCGTCTGCAACCGATCGAGAAGCGCGTGAAACGCATCGAAGTGCCTCAGGTCGAGGACATCGTCGCGAAAATTGCGCGAATTCCGCCAAAGCACGTCACCAGTTCCGACAAAGAGCTGCTGCGTAACCTTGAGCGTGACCTGAAACTCACGGTATTTGGCCAGGATGCGGCGATCGACTCGCTGTCGACCGCGATCAAACTGTCCCGTGCCGGCCTCAAGTCGCCTGACAAGCCCGTCGGTTCGTTCCTGTTCGCAGGGCCGACCGGTGTTGGTAAAACCGAGGCCGCGCGGCAATTGGCCAAGGCGTTGGGAGTCGAACTGGTTCGCTTCGACATGTCCGAGTACATGGAACGCCACACCGTATCTCGTTTGATCGGTGCGCCTCCAGGCTATGTCGGGTTCGATCAGGGTGGTTTGCTGACCGAAGCCATCACCAAGCAGCCTCACTGCGTGCTGCTGCTCGATGAAATCGAGAAGGCGCATCCGGAAGTCTTCAACCTGCTGTTGCAGGTCATGGACCACGGTACGCTGACCGATAACAACGGGCGCAAGGCGGACTTCCGTAACGTGATCGTCATCATGACGACCAACGCCGGTGCCGAAACTGCAGCGCGTGCTTCGATCGGTTTCACCTATCAGGACCACTCGTCCGATGCGATGGAAGTGATCAAGAAGAGCTTCACGCCGGAATTCCGTAACCGTCTGGACACCATTATCCAGTTTGGTCGCCTCAGTCATGAGGTCATCAAAAGCGTGGTGGACAAGTTCCTTACCGAACTTCAGGCGCAGCTGGAAGACAAGCGTGTGCTGCTGGAAGTCACCGACGCTGCTCGCAGCTGGCTGGCGGCCGGTGGTTACGACTCGGCAATGGGCGCTCGTCCAATGGCGCGTTTGATCCAGGACAAGATCAAGCGTCCACTGGCCGAAGAGATCCTCTTTGGCGAGCTGGCCGAACATGGCGGTGTGGTACACATCGACATCAAGGACGGCGAGCTGACCTTCGAGTTCGAGACCACGGCTGAAATGGCCTGA
- the lolA gene encoding outer membrane lipoprotein chaperone LolA: protein MRLIRMLLLPVLALTTLSAHADDKDVARLTQLLEKSQTLTARFSQLTLDGSGTQLQETAGEMSLQRPGLFYWHTNAPAEQTMVSDGKKVTLWDPDLEQATIKNLDQRLTQTPALLLSGDVSRISQSFDISAKEAGGVIDFTLKPKTKDSLFDSLRLSFRNGLVNDMQMIDSVGQRTNILFTGVKANEPIPASKFKFDIPKGADVIQE from the coding sequence ATGCGTCTTATCCGCATGCTGTTGCTGCCGGTACTGGCTTTGACCACGCTCTCGGCCCACGCCGATGACAAGGACGTGGCGCGTCTGACTCAACTGCTGGAAAAATCCCAGACCCTGACCGCGCGTTTCTCCCAGCTGACCCTCGATGGCAGCGGCACCCAGTTGCAGGAAACCGCCGGTGAAATGTCCTTGCAGCGTCCTGGCTTGTTTTATTGGCACACCAACGCGCCGGCCGAACAAACGATGGTCTCCGACGGCAAGAAAGTGACGTTGTGGGATCCGGACCTTGAGCAGGCCACCATCAAGAACCTTGATCAGCGCCTGACTCAGACGCCGGCATTGCTGCTGTCGGGTGACGTGTCCAGGATCAGCCAGAGCTTCGACATCAGCGCCAAGGAAGCCGGCGGCGTGATCGACTTCACCTTGAAGCCGAAAACCAAGGACAGCCTGTTCGACAGCCTGCGTCTGTCGTTCCGCAACGGTCTGGTCAATGACATGCAGATGATCGACAGCGTCGGTCAGCGCACCAATATCCTGTTTACCGGTGTGAAGGCCAACGAGCCAATTCCGGCGTCCAAATTCAAGTTCGACATCCCCAAGGGTGCCGACGTGATCCAAGAGTAA
- a CDS encoding replication-associated recombination protein A: protein MDLFRSAPIAQPLAARLRATNLDEYVGQEHLLARGKPLREALEQGALHSMIFWGPPGVGKTTLARLLAEVSDAHFETVSAVLAGVKEIRQAVEVAKQQAGQYGKRTILFVDEVHRFNKSQQDAFLPYVEDGTLIFIGATTENPSFELNNALLSRARVYVLKSLDETALRKLVHRALTEERGLGKRQLTLSDEGFQMLLSAADGDGRRLLNLLENASDLAEDNSEIGVDLLQSLLGDTRRRFDKGGEAFYDQISALHKSVRGSNPDGALYWFARMIDGGCDPLYLARRVVRMASEDIGNADPRALSLCLAAWEVQERLGSPEGELAVAQAITYLACAPKSNAVYMGFKAAMRSATEHGSLEVPLHLRNAPTKLMKQLGYGDEYRYAHDEPDAYAAGEDYFPDALEPQRFYQPVPRGLELKIGEKLSHLAQLDRLSPRQRRK from the coding sequence ATGGACCTGTTTCGCAGCGCCCCGATTGCTCAGCCCTTGGCCGCACGCCTGCGCGCGACCAATCTGGACGAGTACGTCGGTCAGGAACACCTGCTCGCTCGCGGCAAGCCTTTGCGCGAAGCGCTGGAGCAGGGTGCCCTGCATTCGATGATTTTCTGGGGCCCGCCGGGGGTGGGTAAAACCACGTTGGCGCGGCTGCTCGCGGAAGTCTCGGATGCGCACTTCGAAACGGTTTCGGCGGTGCTGGCTGGCGTAAAGGAAATCCGTCAGGCGGTGGAAGTCGCCAAACAGCAGGCCGGGCAGTACGGTAAACGCACCATCCTGTTCGTTGACGAAGTGCATCGCTTCAACAAGTCCCAGCAGGATGCGTTCCTGCCGTACGTTGAAGACGGCACGCTGATTTTCATCGGCGCGACCACCGAAAACCCCTCGTTCGAACTCAATAACGCACTCCTGTCCCGGGCGCGCGTCTATGTGCTCAAAAGCCTCGACGAAACGGCCTTGCGCAAGCTGGTGCACCGCGCGCTGACCGAAGAACGTGGGCTGGGCAAGCGGCAACTGACGCTCAGCGATGAAGGTTTCCAGATGCTGTTGTCCGCCGCCGATGGCGATGGCCGGCGTCTGCTCAATCTGCTGGAAAACGCCTCGGACCTGGCCGAAGACAATAGTGAGATCGGCGTCGATCTGCTGCAAAGTCTGCTCGGCGATACCCGCCGACGTTTCGACAAGGGCGGCGAAGCCTTCTACGACCAGATTTCCGCGTTGCATAAATCGGTGCGCGGCTCCAATCCCGATGGCGCGCTGTATTGGTTCGCGCGGATGATCGACGGCGGTTGCGACCCGCTGTATCTGGCCCGGCGCGTGGTGCGCATGGCCAGCGAAGACATCGGCAACGCCGACCCTCGCGCTCTCAGCCTGTGTCTGGCGGCGTGGGAAGTGCAGGAGCGCCTCGGCAGCCCCGAAGGTGAATTGGCGGTGGCCCAGGCCATTACGTATCTGGCCTGCGCGCCGAAAAGCAACGCGGTGTACATGGGCTTCAAAGCCGCGATGCGCAGCGCCACCGAACACGGTTCGCTCGAAGTGCCGCTGCACCTGCGCAACGCGCCGACCAAGTTGATGAAGCAATTGGGCTATGGCGACGAATACCGTTACGCCCACGATGAGCCGGATGCCTACGCCGCTGGCGAAGACTACTTCCCGGACGCGCTCGAACCGCAACGGTTTTATCAACCCGTGCCCCGTGGCCTGGAGCTGAAGATCGGCGAAAAGCTCAGTCACCTCGCGCAGCTTGATCGTCTAAGCCCACGGCAGCGGAGAAAATAG
- a CDS encoding DNA translocase FtsK — MKKSTAAPKTVVPLWRQQLHYRLKEGALIAIGALCLFLMMALLTYGKDDPGWSHNSKIDDVQNFGGPAGSYSADILFMVLGYFAYIFPLLLAIKAYQIFRQRHEPWEWSGWLFSWRLIGLVFLVLSGAALAHIHFHAATGLPAGAGGALGESLGDLARNALNIQGSTLLFIALFLFGLTVFTDLSWFKVMDVTGKITLDLFELFQGAANRWWAARMERKQLVAQLREVDDRVHDVVAPTVTDKREQAKVKERLIEREQALSKHMSEREKQVPPVIAPAPPKPAAPSKRVEKEKQAPLFVDSAVEGTLPPISILDPAEKKQLNYSPESLAAVGHLLEIKLKEFGVEVSVDSIHPGPVITRYEIQPAAGVKVSRISNLAKDLARSLAVTSVRVVEVIPGKTTVGIEIPNEDRQIVRFSEVLSTPEYDNFKSPVTLALGHDIGGKPVITDLAKMPHLLVAGTTGSGKSVGVNAMILSILFKSGPEDAKLIMIDPKMLELSIYEGIPHLLCPVVTDMKDAANALRWSVAEMERRYKLMAKMGVRNLSGFNAKVKEAQDAGEPLSDPLYKRESIHDEAPLLQKLPTIVVVVDEFADMMMIVGKKVEELIARIAQKARAAGIHLILATQRPSVDVITGLIKANIPTRMAFQVSSKIDSRTIIDQGGAEQLLGHGDMLYMPPGTSLPIRVHGAFVSDDEVHRVVEAWKLRGAPEYNDDILAGVEEAGSGFENGGGGGDDDAETDALYDEAVQFVLESRRASISAVQRKLKIGYNRAARMIEAMEMAGVVTSMNTNGSREVLAPGPVRD, encoded by the coding sequence TTGAAGAAATCCACCGCAGCACCTAAAACAGTCGTCCCGCTCTGGCGCCAGCAATTGCACTACCGGCTCAAGGAAGGTGCATTGATCGCCATCGGCGCCTTGTGCCTGTTCCTGATGATGGCCTTGTTGACCTACGGCAAGGACGATCCGGGCTGGAGTCATAACAGCAAGATCGATGATGTGCAGAACTTCGGCGGGCCGGCTGGCTCTTACAGCGCCGACATCCTGTTCATGGTCCTGGGTTACTTTGCCTACATTTTCCCGTTGCTGCTGGCGATCAAGGCGTATCAGATCTTCCGCCAGCGTCACGAACCGTGGGAGTGGAGCGGCTGGCTGTTCTCCTGGCGCCTGATTGGCCTGGTGTTTCTGGTGTTGTCGGGCGCGGCGCTGGCCCATATCCATTTCCATGCGGCCACCGGTCTGCCGGCCGGCGCAGGTGGCGCTTTGGGCGAAAGCCTCGGCGATCTGGCCCGGAATGCGCTGAACATTCAGGGCAGCACGTTGTTGTTCATCGCGCTGTTCCTGTTCGGCCTGACAGTGTTCACCGACCTGTCGTGGTTCAAGGTGATGGACGTCACCGGCAAGATCACCCTTGATCTGTTCGAACTGTTTCAGGGCGCGGCCAATCGCTGGTGGGCGGCCCGTATGGAACGCAAGCAACTGGTCGCCCAACTGCGTGAAGTCGACGATCGCGTACATGACGTGGTTGCGCCGACCGTCACCGACAAGCGCGAGCAAGCCAAGGTCAAGGAGCGTCTGATCGAGCGCGAGCAGGCCCTGAGCAAGCATATGTCCGAGCGCGAGAAACAGGTGCCGCCGGTGATTGCCCCCGCGCCGCCAAAACCGGCCGCTCCGAGCAAACGCGTGGAGAAAGAGAAACAGGCGCCGTTGTTCGTCGACAGCGCCGTGGAAGGCACCTTGCCGCCGATCTCGATTCTCGACCCCGCGGAAAAGAAACAACTCAATTATTCGCCTGAATCCCTGGCGGCCGTCGGCCACTTGCTGGAAATCAAACTCAAGGAATTCGGTGTCGAAGTCTCGGTGGATTCGATTCACCCGGGCCCGGTCATTACCCGTTACGAAATCCAGCCAGCCGCCGGCGTCAAAGTCAGCCGCATCTCCAACCTGGCGAAAGACCTGGCCCGTTCCCTGGCCGTGACCAGCGTGCGTGTCGTGGAAGTGATTCCGGGCAAGACCACGGTCGGTATCGAGATCCCTAACGAAGACCGGCAGATCGTGCGGTTCTCCGAGGTCTTGTCGACCCCCGAGTACGATAACTTCAAGTCCCCGGTCACCCTGGCCCTGGGTCATGATATCGGCGGCAAACCGGTCATCACCGACCTGGCGAAAATGCCGCACTTGCTGGTGGCCGGTACGACCGGTTCCGGTAAGTCGGTGGGTGTGAACGCGATGATCCTGTCGATTCTGTTCAAGTCTGGCCCGGAAGACGCCAAGCTGATCATGATTGACCCGAAAATGCTTGAGCTGTCGATCTACGAAGGCATTCCGCACCTGCTGTGCCCGGTGGTCACCGACATGAAGGACGCCGCCAATGCCTTGCGCTGGAGCGTCGCCGAGATGGAACGGCGTTACAAGCTGATGGCGAAGATGGGCGTGCGTAACCTGTCGGGCTTCAATGCCAAGGTCAAGGAAGCCCAGGACGCCGGCGAGCCGTTGAGCGATCCGCTGTACAAGCGTGAAAGCATCCACGACGAGGCACCCCTGCTGCAAAAACTGCCGACCATCGTCGTGGTTGTCGACGAATTCGCCGACATGATGATGATCGTCGGCAAGAAGGTTGAAGAGCTGATCGCCCGTATCGCCCAGAAGGCTCGTGCGGCCGGTATCCACTTGATCCTCGCGACCCAGCGTCCTTCGGTGGACGTGATCACCGGTCTGATCAAGGCGAACATTCCGACCCGTATGGCGTTCCAGGTATCGAGCAAGATCGATTCGCGGACCATCATCGACCAGGGCGGCGCCGAACAACTGCTGGGCCACGGTGATATGTTGTACATGCCGCCGGGCACCAGTCTGCCGATTCGTGTTCACGGCGCGTTCGTGTCCGATGACGAGGTTCACCGCGTGGTTGAAGCCTGGAAACTGCGCGGCGCACCGGAATACAACGATGACATCCTCGCCGGTGTCGAAGAGGCCGGTAGCGGCTTTGAAAACGGCGGCGGTGGCGGTGACGACGATGCCGAAACCGATGCGCTCTACGACGAAGCGGTGCAGTTCGTCCTGGAAAGCCGTCGCGCGTCCATCTCCGCGGTTCAGCGTAAACTGAAAATCGGCTACAACCGCGCGGCGCGCATGATCGAAGCCATGGAAATGGCTGGGGTCGTGACGTCCATGAACACCAACGGTTCGCGTGAAGTCCTGGCTCCTGGCCCGGTGCGCGACTGA
- a CDS encoding arginyltransferase, whose translation MTELARLKFYATQPHSCSYLPEEQATTLFLDPSQPMDVHVYADLSEMGFRRSGDHLYRPHCQHCNACVPARIPVAQFTPNRQQKRIVKRNADLQVRPARPKFSEEYFDLYQRYIEQRHADGDMYPPSRDQFSTFLVRDLPFSRFYEFRLEGRLLAVAVTDLLPNGLSAVYTFYEPGEERRSLGRYAILWQIAEARRVGLEAVYLGYWIKNCKKMSYKTQYRPIELLINQRWVILS comes from the coding sequence ATGACCGAGTTGGCGCGTTTGAAGTTCTATGCCACTCAGCCTCACTCTTGCAGTTATCTGCCCGAGGAGCAGGCCACCACGCTGTTCCTCGACCCTAGCCAGCCCATGGATGTGCATGTCTATGCAGACCTGTCGGAAATGGGCTTTCGTCGTAGTGGCGATCATCTCTACCGACCCCATTGCCAGCATTGCAATGCATGCGTACCGGCGCGCATTCCCGTGGCGCAATTTACCCCCAACCGTCAGCAGAAACGCATCGTCAAACGCAATGCCGACTTGCAGGTACGTCCGGCCAGACCAAAATTCAGCGAAGAGTATTTCGACCTTTATCAGCGCTACATCGAACAACGTCACGCCGACGGCGATATGTATCCGCCGAGCCGCGACCAGTTTTCGACCTTCCTGGTGCGCGACCTGCCGTTCTCTCGCTTCTACGAATTCCGTCTCGAAGGCCGGCTGCTGGCAGTGGCTGTCACCGACTTGCTGCCCAACGGTTTGTCGGCGGTTTATACCTTCTACGAGCCCGGTGAGGAGCGTCGCAGCCTGGGACGTTATGCGATTCTCTGGCAAATTGCCGAAGCCCGGCGTGTTGGCCTGGAAGCGGTCTATCTTGGCTACTGGATCAAAAACTGCAAAAAAATGAGCTACAAGACCCAATATCGCCCTATCGAACTGCTGATTAATCAACGCTGGGTCATCCTGAGCTAG